The stretch of DNA TCAATCTGATGACCGGTGGTCTGCGTCCCTTGCGCAACATGCCGGAGGTGATGGATCTCTTGTCCACACTGACCGCCGACTCCTATTTCAACCTTTTGAAGTGCGTTCTTATCGCCGCACTCGTCACCGCGATGATCCATTCTTCTTCCGCTACCATCGGCATCGTCATGGGGCTTGGCGCCGCCGGCATCCTCGATTGGACCACCGCCGTTGCCTTCTCACTCGGCGCTGACCTTGGCACTACCATCACCTCTTGGATCGCCTCGCTCAATCTTTCCAAGAATGCCAAGCGTGCCGCCTACGCGCATATCTCGTTCAACATCATCGGCGTGTGCATCACCATCCCGCTGTTCTTCGTGTCGATCGAGGTGTTGCGCTGGGCGATGCAGTTCTTCGGCGGGGATCCGTCGATCCCGGTAGCCGTCGATGGCAAGGAAACCTTCCCTCTGGTGCCGGTCGCCGTCGGCCTGTTCTCCACTTTCTTCAACGTCTTCAACATGCTGATCTTGTTTCCCTTCATTAGCGTGTTCGAGCGCGTGCTATTGCGTGTCGGCCGCACCGACGCAGAAGACATCGAGGACTACTCGACCCCGAAATTCCTCGACCGAAAGCTGGCTGGTGATTTCGCCAAAGCCATTCCGGCCGTCCAGCAGGAAACCGCCCGCCATTTGGAAGCGGGCGCTATGTTTCTCAACATCGCCCGGTCGGAAAAGACAGCGCCGTCCGATCCCGGCGAGCATTATCTCGCCACCGATATTCTCAGCCGGGATATCCGAGCCTACACTGCGTCGCTGATGAAAGAGGACCTTCCCTACGAGCAACTCGATTTGGTCGCCAGCCTGATCGAAGAAGCCGACTTTACGGCTGCGCTGACGGAATCCATGCATCAGGTCGCCCGACGCGTAAGGCGCGAGAAGTTCAGCCAACCGGCGCAAGAGATTGTCAATCAGGCGCTCAACAAGCTGGATGCAGCGCTGCAAGAAATCATGCCGGACCACGGCATCAAGAATCCTCTCATGCCTGCCGGCCATGTCAGCTATTCCGAGGTGGAGGAGCTCCGTGCTCGCACGCTGGCGCTTGGCCCCAATGCCGGCGCTGGTGAACGAGGGACGATTCTTGCCCTTCTCGGCTCGATCGAGCGCGCCGAACTGCTCATACGCCGCATCGATGCCGAGCGGAAGTCGGTCAACCGGCAGAACGTTCTTGCGCGTGCGGCCCAGAAGCAAGAGCAATCCCGGCCGCTGAACGAGGGTGGTTTCAGCCCCATGCCGGCCGAGTGATCTTCACCTTCGTGACGCGCTAGCCAATGTCTCGCGCGTGATTTCGTGAAGTGCGTTAGCGGCCGCGACCTCTTCAAAGAGACTTGCGCCAATTTGCTCAGGGATTCATTCCAGGCTCTGCAACAAACTGCGCTCCGATATCCGACGATCTGAGCGACCTGCCGTTGCTCAGATCGCAGCTTCACGCCCACGAACAAAACAGCGCGAAGGCGATTTGGCGTTCGAAGAATCCATCGAAGATTTCAACACCGCCAGCGCCGCCCTCCCAAAGAAAAATACCGCGCTCGTCCACTACCGATACACATTCATGTGCGGCTTGTTGCAATGCATAAGGTCGTCAGTTTGCGGAAGAACCCCGTGACTGCAGTCGCGGAGAAGGTTTGAAATGCAGCCACCCTCAGCGGCTCGGTCGATGTGGGAAGTCAGATGCAGATCGAACGGCAGCGTGAACGGGCATGAAGCCGCTTGGTTTGCGACGCATCGCAAT from Rhizobium sp. 007 encodes:
- a CDS encoding Na/Pi symporter; amino-acid sequence: MNVDIFKDILVPVIGGLGIFMLGLEFMSNGIQALSVAKMRAFLASAAGTPIKGVLAGTLITGVIQSSTAMTVMVVGLVNAGVVALRPAISVIMGANIGTTLGNGLIALPLGPLGLILAGIFSLVYCFSKSEKVRNIALACMGFALIFYGLNLMTGGLRPLRNMPEVMDLLSTLTADSYFNLLKCVLIAALVTAMIHSSSATIGIVMGLGAAGILDWTTAVAFSLGADLGTTITSWIASLNLSKNAKRAAYAHISFNIIGVCITIPLFFVSIEVLRWAMQFFGGDPSIPVAVDGKETFPLVPVAVGLFSTFFNVFNMLILFPFISVFERVLLRVGRTDAEDIEDYSTPKFLDRKLAGDFAKAIPAVQQETARHLEAGAMFLNIARSEKTAPSDPGEHYLATDILSRDIRAYTASLMKEDLPYEQLDLVASLIEEADFTAALTESMHQVARRVRREKFSQPAQEIVNQALNKLDAALQEIMPDHGIKNPLMPAGHVSYSEVEELRARTLALGPNAGAGERGTILALLGSIERAELLIRRIDAERKSVNRQNVLARAAQKQEQSRPLNEGGFSPMPAE